One Megalopta genalis isolate 19385.01 chromosome 5, iyMegGena1_principal, whole genome shotgun sequence DNA window includes the following coding sequences:
- the LOC117223958 gene encoding uncharacterized protein LOC117223958 isoform X1 encodes MSDNIKVGIKLKTLIDEGKEEGSSKNIRNGKPSTEVENVESELQEKYQSNCLLEDRITLLKSQIISGTNTNRSEPFKCKSRRRKSWCNSGTFKSQLPTFKNKSGLPTIKEMSPEKPLKKDNEQSVDVSDQTFQTAFTDFELGLIQCKLDSETKKNAHCIEEEGIDFLPVEEFGNNSGYLMPGKQDSCVQTILRYPESPSTPKKVLRECIADLTKDLIELREFTTLEKQIMCGEIHPNTDNVEEQVLEQSVPITHDENELYLHSSNLIVELDEEKVKLAEKLELKIKEHTGEENTLAIDNKKLKDELNTVRGSMIKELKSFKHKLNSVDLLSKTANEIFIIFLQTLMAKEEELIKTMRDSFEQDKQNLEDEKRQSADAEKRAMLWANELERETEKLQIDLTKRESAHILQQNRIYELEHLLRENNSEKETLKEKMETLKTDLNNLQNEFDRQCKLVCRREEAIVIAQKKEKIIQEECRKRETEFQKKVNSQKETYEKRIEDLVYAIETYKTKNQELKSNIEGLEANEKQLKNIIEANALELKASNQTINKLNLKMEQLVEVHKNVNCEVQQKTSRIDEISALLKKKCDVASEYKTKLDTILPDYEILKEQETERKACIERYKEQMEVLKMEKDEQIEMIKDKLNYEEIKNIGLNKQLHELNNKNIALVEEIDILKKKIAGLQSVNSKLEKKIRNSTSKIKAEAEMEDLRDLNKRLQNNFEGASNRITKLQESKNKILKELVDLKGQYEVLSQENAEIKTTFKSYKSEQESSSFSLDDNKYNAVLQEKNKTALENKTALELEDKKLLLNQNDKDIKEYSRRALELTVKNRDLNELLKNHATIIDEREKEISKLKDKLYLHRIENKLIKELEEKLQNLREENKKLQKKLESFKSRPQIDLEQTDDMKLHNENVLDSLRKNITELQEKLNEYENKLEIKSNSNGSRSASPGFEISRRHSRNKIFNEKRPLENQTDEINIDESDETCQILRKKIQELELQIVAKNGQIETLEIQIQSENFPYHQKCKKFEELLLSYRNKNIDLISEVSKLERALNDVNALECDTCRKWKTNRRAQGCQTSPDKPARLLTLHNGIVNDHTKIMKLEKEKTYMKDVCRQQNRRIKEFEDALKERSQGTSNDQYTCSTIFNKRFNMENNMKPSVKTIVPANLLELRNPVNYRRNLWNNY; translated from the exons ATGTCAGACAACATCAAAGTGGGAATTAAGTTGAAAACCTTGATCGATGAAGGAAAAGAGGAGGGTTCGTCGAAA AATATAAGGAATGGAAAACCATCCACAGAAGTAGAGAATGTAGAATCCGAATTACAAGAGAAGTATCAAAGCAATTGTTTACTAGAAGATCGTATCACGTTGTTAAAGAGTCAAATTATTTCTGGAACTAACACAAACCGTTCGGAACCATTTAAATGTAAATCTAGAAGACGGAAAAGTTGGTGCAACAGTGGAACGTTCAAATCGCAATTGCCTACGTTTAAAAATAAATCTGGCTTACCAACGATTAAAGAAATGTCGCCCGAAAAACCATTAAAAAAAGACAACGAGCAATCGGTCGATGTCTCAGATCAGA CATTTCAGACAGCTTTTACTGATTTTGAATTAGGCTTGATACAATGTAAACTAGATTCTGAAACTAAAAAAAATGCTCATTGTATCGAGGAGGAGGGTATCGATTTTTTGCCTGTTGAAGAATTTGGGAATAATAGCGGTTACTTAATGCCGGGCAAGCAAGATTCATGTGTACAAACTATATTAAG GTATCCAGAATCTCCTAGTACACCAAAGAAAGTTCTACGTGAGTGTATTGCCGACTTGACTAAAGATCTTATTGAACTCCGTGAATTCACCACTTTAGAGAAACAGATAATGTGCGGGGAAATTCATCCTAATACGGAT AACGTGGAAGAACAAGTGTTGGAGCAGTCTGTCCCAATTACACACGATGAGAATGAACTTTATCTACACTCTTCAAATTTAATAGTTGAGTTAGATGAAGAGAAAGTGAAGCTAGCGGAAAAACTTGAATTGAAAATTAAGGAGCACACTGGAGAGGAGAACACGTTAGCTATTGATAATAAGAAATTGAAGGATGAATTAAACACAGTCAGGGGATCCATGATCAAGGAATTGAAGTCGTTTAAACATAAATTGAATTCGGTCGACTTGTTGAGTAAAACTGCAAACGAAATTTTCATTATCTTTCTACAGACTCTCATGGCTAAGGAAGAGGAGCTCATTAAAACTATGAGAGACTCATTCGAACAAGACAAACAAAACCTGGAAGACGAGAAAAGGCAGAGTGCTGATGCGGAGAAACGCGCGATGTTGTGGGCTAATGAATTAGAAAGGGAAACTGAAAAATTACAGATTGACTTGACAAAACGCGAATCTGCCCACATACTACAACAGAACAGAATCTACGAGCTGGAACATCTTTTAAGGGAGAACAATTCCGAGAAAGAAACGCTTAAAGAAAAGATGGAGACATTGAAAACTGATTTAAACAACTTGCAAAATGAATTCGATAGGCAATGCAAACTGGTTTGTCGACGGGAGGAAGCAATTGTAATTGCTCAGAAGAAAGAAAAGATAATACAAGAAGAGTGTAGAAAGAGAGAAACTGAATTTCAAAAGAAAGTAAACTCCCAGAAAGAGACTTATGAGAAGAGAATAGAGGATCTTGTGTACGCCATAGAAACCTACAAGACAAAAAATCAGGAGCTGAAAAGTAATATCGAAGGACTCGAAGCTAACGAAAAGCAGTTGAAGAATATTATTGAGGCGAACGCGTTGGAACTGAAGGCGAGCAATCAGACCATAAATAAATTGAACCTTAAGATGGAACAGCTCGTAGAAGTCCACAAAAACGTGAATTGTGAGGTACAGCAAAAGACGTCTCGAATCGACGAGATTTCAGCGCTTCTAAAAAAGAAATGCGACGTTGCATCCGAATACAAGACTAAGCTTGATACCATTTTACCTgattatgaaatattaaaggaaCAGGAGACGGAGCGTAAAGCATGCATAGAGCGATATAAAGAACAAATGGAAGTACTAAAAATGGAAAAGGACGAGCAGATTGAGATGATTAAAGATAAACTAAATTACGAGGAAATAAAAAACATTGGATTAAACAAGCAACTACACGaattgaacaacaaaaacatagCTCTAGTAGAGGAGATAGATATCCTCAAAAAAAAAATTGCGGGTTTACAAAGTGTAAATTCGAAGCTAGAGAAAAAGATCCGGAACAGCACTAGTAAGATCAAAGCGGAAGCAGAGATGGAAGATCTAAGGGATTTAAATAAAAGATTGCAAAACAATTTTGAGGGAGCCAGTAATCGTATAACAAAGCTACAGGAATCAAAAAATAAGATTTTAAAAGAATTAGTGGATTTGAAAGGTCAGTACGAGGTGTTATCCCAAGAGAATGCTGAGATCAAGACAACGTTTAAATCGTACAAATCCGAGCAAGAATCGTCGTCTTTTTCGCTTGATGATAATAAGTACAATGCTGTGTTGCAAGAGAAAAATAAAACTGCCTTGGAAAATAAAACTGCCTTGGAATTGGAAGACAAAAAATTGTTGTTAAATCAAAATGATAAAGACATTAAGGAATATTCTAGGCGCGCACTGGAATTGACTGTTAAAAATAGAGATCTCAATGAACTGTTGAAAAACCATGCTACAATCATAGACGAACGTGAGAAGGAGATCTCGAAGCTGAAAGATAAATTGTACCTCCATCGAATAGAGAATAAACTGATCAAGGAATTGGAAGAAAAGTTGCAAAATCTCAGGGAGGAGAACAAAAAGCTTCAGAAAAAGCTCGAGTCTTTCAAATCAAGACCACAAATTGATCTGGAACAGACAGATGACATGAAATTGCATAATGAAAATGTTTTGGACTCACTTAGAAAAAATATCACAGAGCTACAAGAAAAACTAAATGAATACGagaataaattggaaataaaaaGTAACAGCAATGGCTCGAGAAGTGCCAGTCCAGGTTTTGAAATAAGTAGAAGACAcagtagaaataaaatattcaacgaGAAAAGACCACTTGAAAATCAAACtgatgaaataaatattgatgAGAGTGATGAGACATGCCAAATATTACGAAAGAAAATTCAAGAGTTGGAGTTGCAGATTGTAGCCAAAAATGGGCAAATAGAAACATTGgaaattcaaatccaaagcgAAAACTTCCCTTATCATCAGAAGTGCAAGAAATTTGAAGAACTTCTTCTATCATATCGTAATAAA AACATTGATCTTATTTCTGAAGTAAGTAAACTTGAAAGGGCTTTGAATGACGTAAACGCATTGGAATGCGATACATGTAGGAAATGGAAAACAAACAGAAGAGCCCAGGGTTGCCAAACATCCCCTGACAAACCGGCACGTTTATTGACTCTACACAATGGAATAGTTAAT GATCACACAAAGATAATGAAGTTGGAAAAGGAGAAGACGTATATGAAGGACGTCTGCCGGCAACAGAACCGTAGAataaaagaatttgaagatgcATTGAAAGAACGTTCTCAGGGAACATCTAATGATCAGTATACATGCTCCACAATATTTAATAAGCGATTTAATATGGAAAATAATATGAAACC ATCAGTGAAAACAATCGTTCCAGCTAATTTATTGGAGCTTCGAAATCCAGTAAACTATAGAAGAAACTTATGGAACAATTATTAG
- the LOC117223958 gene encoding uncharacterized protein LOC117223958 isoform X2 — protein sequence MNIRNGKPSTEVENVESELQEKYQSNCLLEDRITLLKSQIISGTNTNRSEPFKCKSRRRKSWCNSGTFKSQLPTFKNKSGLPTIKEMSPEKPLKKDNEQSVDVSDQTFQTAFTDFELGLIQCKLDSETKKNAHCIEEEGIDFLPVEEFGNNSGYLMPGKQDSCVQTILRYPESPSTPKKVLRECIADLTKDLIELREFTTLEKQIMCGEIHPNTDNVEEQVLEQSVPITHDENELYLHSSNLIVELDEEKVKLAEKLELKIKEHTGEENTLAIDNKKLKDELNTVRGSMIKELKSFKHKLNSVDLLSKTANEIFIIFLQTLMAKEEELIKTMRDSFEQDKQNLEDEKRQSADAEKRAMLWANELERETEKLQIDLTKRESAHILQQNRIYELEHLLRENNSEKETLKEKMETLKTDLNNLQNEFDRQCKLVCRREEAIVIAQKKEKIIQEECRKRETEFQKKVNSQKETYEKRIEDLVYAIETYKTKNQELKSNIEGLEANEKQLKNIIEANALELKASNQTINKLNLKMEQLVEVHKNVNCEVQQKTSRIDEISALLKKKCDVASEYKTKLDTILPDYEILKEQETERKACIERYKEQMEVLKMEKDEQIEMIKDKLNYEEIKNIGLNKQLHELNNKNIALVEEIDILKKKIAGLQSVNSKLEKKIRNSTSKIKAEAEMEDLRDLNKRLQNNFEGASNRITKLQESKNKILKELVDLKGQYEVLSQENAEIKTTFKSYKSEQESSSFSLDDNKYNAVLQEKNKTALENKTALELEDKKLLLNQNDKDIKEYSRRALELTVKNRDLNELLKNHATIIDEREKEISKLKDKLYLHRIENKLIKELEEKLQNLREENKKLQKKLESFKSRPQIDLEQTDDMKLHNENVLDSLRKNITELQEKLNEYENKLEIKSNSNGSRSASPGFEISRRHSRNKIFNEKRPLENQTDEINIDESDETCQILRKKIQELELQIVAKNGQIETLEIQIQSENFPYHQKCKKFEELLLSYRNKNIDLISEVSKLERALNDVNALECDTCRKWKTNRRAQGCQTSPDKPARLLTLHNGIVNDHTKIMKLEKEKTYMKDVCRQQNRRIKEFEDALKERSQGTSNDQYTCSTIFNKRFNMENNMKPSVKTIVPANLLELRNPVNYRRNLWNNY from the exons ATG AATATAAGGAATGGAAAACCATCCACAGAAGTAGAGAATGTAGAATCCGAATTACAAGAGAAGTATCAAAGCAATTGTTTACTAGAAGATCGTATCACGTTGTTAAAGAGTCAAATTATTTCTGGAACTAACACAAACCGTTCGGAACCATTTAAATGTAAATCTAGAAGACGGAAAAGTTGGTGCAACAGTGGAACGTTCAAATCGCAATTGCCTACGTTTAAAAATAAATCTGGCTTACCAACGATTAAAGAAATGTCGCCCGAAAAACCATTAAAAAAAGACAACGAGCAATCGGTCGATGTCTCAGATCAGA CATTTCAGACAGCTTTTACTGATTTTGAATTAGGCTTGATACAATGTAAACTAGATTCTGAAACTAAAAAAAATGCTCATTGTATCGAGGAGGAGGGTATCGATTTTTTGCCTGTTGAAGAATTTGGGAATAATAGCGGTTACTTAATGCCGGGCAAGCAAGATTCATGTGTACAAACTATATTAAG GTATCCAGAATCTCCTAGTACACCAAAGAAAGTTCTACGTGAGTGTATTGCCGACTTGACTAAAGATCTTATTGAACTCCGTGAATTCACCACTTTAGAGAAACAGATAATGTGCGGGGAAATTCATCCTAATACGGAT AACGTGGAAGAACAAGTGTTGGAGCAGTCTGTCCCAATTACACACGATGAGAATGAACTTTATCTACACTCTTCAAATTTAATAGTTGAGTTAGATGAAGAGAAAGTGAAGCTAGCGGAAAAACTTGAATTGAAAATTAAGGAGCACACTGGAGAGGAGAACACGTTAGCTATTGATAATAAGAAATTGAAGGATGAATTAAACACAGTCAGGGGATCCATGATCAAGGAATTGAAGTCGTTTAAACATAAATTGAATTCGGTCGACTTGTTGAGTAAAACTGCAAACGAAATTTTCATTATCTTTCTACAGACTCTCATGGCTAAGGAAGAGGAGCTCATTAAAACTATGAGAGACTCATTCGAACAAGACAAACAAAACCTGGAAGACGAGAAAAGGCAGAGTGCTGATGCGGAGAAACGCGCGATGTTGTGGGCTAATGAATTAGAAAGGGAAACTGAAAAATTACAGATTGACTTGACAAAACGCGAATCTGCCCACATACTACAACAGAACAGAATCTACGAGCTGGAACATCTTTTAAGGGAGAACAATTCCGAGAAAGAAACGCTTAAAGAAAAGATGGAGACATTGAAAACTGATTTAAACAACTTGCAAAATGAATTCGATAGGCAATGCAAACTGGTTTGTCGACGGGAGGAAGCAATTGTAATTGCTCAGAAGAAAGAAAAGATAATACAAGAAGAGTGTAGAAAGAGAGAAACTGAATTTCAAAAGAAAGTAAACTCCCAGAAAGAGACTTATGAGAAGAGAATAGAGGATCTTGTGTACGCCATAGAAACCTACAAGACAAAAAATCAGGAGCTGAAAAGTAATATCGAAGGACTCGAAGCTAACGAAAAGCAGTTGAAGAATATTATTGAGGCGAACGCGTTGGAACTGAAGGCGAGCAATCAGACCATAAATAAATTGAACCTTAAGATGGAACAGCTCGTAGAAGTCCACAAAAACGTGAATTGTGAGGTACAGCAAAAGACGTCTCGAATCGACGAGATTTCAGCGCTTCTAAAAAAGAAATGCGACGTTGCATCCGAATACAAGACTAAGCTTGATACCATTTTACCTgattatgaaatattaaaggaaCAGGAGACGGAGCGTAAAGCATGCATAGAGCGATATAAAGAACAAATGGAAGTACTAAAAATGGAAAAGGACGAGCAGATTGAGATGATTAAAGATAAACTAAATTACGAGGAAATAAAAAACATTGGATTAAACAAGCAACTACACGaattgaacaacaaaaacatagCTCTAGTAGAGGAGATAGATATCCTCAAAAAAAAAATTGCGGGTTTACAAAGTGTAAATTCGAAGCTAGAGAAAAAGATCCGGAACAGCACTAGTAAGATCAAAGCGGAAGCAGAGATGGAAGATCTAAGGGATTTAAATAAAAGATTGCAAAACAATTTTGAGGGAGCCAGTAATCGTATAACAAAGCTACAGGAATCAAAAAATAAGATTTTAAAAGAATTAGTGGATTTGAAAGGTCAGTACGAGGTGTTATCCCAAGAGAATGCTGAGATCAAGACAACGTTTAAATCGTACAAATCCGAGCAAGAATCGTCGTCTTTTTCGCTTGATGATAATAAGTACAATGCTGTGTTGCAAGAGAAAAATAAAACTGCCTTGGAAAATAAAACTGCCTTGGAATTGGAAGACAAAAAATTGTTGTTAAATCAAAATGATAAAGACATTAAGGAATATTCTAGGCGCGCACTGGAATTGACTGTTAAAAATAGAGATCTCAATGAACTGTTGAAAAACCATGCTACAATCATAGACGAACGTGAGAAGGAGATCTCGAAGCTGAAAGATAAATTGTACCTCCATCGAATAGAGAATAAACTGATCAAGGAATTGGAAGAAAAGTTGCAAAATCTCAGGGAGGAGAACAAAAAGCTTCAGAAAAAGCTCGAGTCTTTCAAATCAAGACCACAAATTGATCTGGAACAGACAGATGACATGAAATTGCATAATGAAAATGTTTTGGACTCACTTAGAAAAAATATCACAGAGCTACAAGAAAAACTAAATGAATACGagaataaattggaaataaaaaGTAACAGCAATGGCTCGAGAAGTGCCAGTCCAGGTTTTGAAATAAGTAGAAGACAcagtagaaataaaatattcaacgaGAAAAGACCACTTGAAAATCAAACtgatgaaataaatattgatgAGAGTGATGAGACATGCCAAATATTACGAAAGAAAATTCAAGAGTTGGAGTTGCAGATTGTAGCCAAAAATGGGCAAATAGAAACATTGgaaattcaaatccaaagcgAAAACTTCCCTTATCATCAGAAGTGCAAGAAATTTGAAGAACTTCTTCTATCATATCGTAATAAA AACATTGATCTTATTTCTGAAGTAAGTAAACTTGAAAGGGCTTTGAATGACGTAAACGCATTGGAATGCGATACATGTAGGAAATGGAAAACAAACAGAAGAGCCCAGGGTTGCCAAACATCCCCTGACAAACCGGCACGTTTATTGACTCTACACAATGGAATAGTTAAT GATCACACAAAGATAATGAAGTTGGAAAAGGAGAAGACGTATATGAAGGACGTCTGCCGGCAACAGAACCGTAGAataaaagaatttgaagatgcATTGAAAGAACGTTCTCAGGGAACATCTAATGATCAGTATACATGCTCCACAATATTTAATAAGCGATTTAATATGGAAAATAATATGAAACC ATCAGTGAAAACAATCGTTCCAGCTAATTTATTGGAGCTTCGAAATCCAGTAAACTATAGAAGAAACTTATGGAACAATTATTAG
- the LOC117223958 gene encoding uncharacterized protein LOC117223958 isoform X4 — MCTNYIKCDFVNWNRYPESPSTPKKVLRECIADLTKDLIELREFTTLEKQIMCGEIHPNTDNVEEQVLEQSVPITHDENELYLHSSNLIVELDEEKVKLAEKLELKIKEHTGEENTLAIDNKKLKDELNTVRGSMIKELKSFKHKLNSVDLLSKTANEIFIIFLQTLMAKEEELIKTMRDSFEQDKQNLEDEKRQSADAEKRAMLWANELERETEKLQIDLTKRESAHILQQNRIYELEHLLRENNSEKETLKEKMETLKTDLNNLQNEFDRQCKLVCRREEAIVIAQKKEKIIQEECRKRETEFQKKVNSQKETYEKRIEDLVYAIETYKTKNQELKSNIEGLEANEKQLKNIIEANALELKASNQTINKLNLKMEQLVEVHKNVNCEVQQKTSRIDEISALLKKKCDVASEYKTKLDTILPDYEILKEQETERKACIERYKEQMEVLKMEKDEQIEMIKDKLNYEEIKNIGLNKQLHELNNKNIALVEEIDILKKKIAGLQSVNSKLEKKIRNSTSKIKAEAEMEDLRDLNKRLQNNFEGASNRITKLQESKNKILKELVDLKGQYEVLSQENAEIKTTFKSYKSEQESSSFSLDDNKYNAVLQEKNKTALENKTALELEDKKLLLNQNDKDIKEYSRRALELTVKNRDLNELLKNHATIIDEREKEISKLKDKLYLHRIENKLIKELEEKLQNLREENKKLQKKLESFKSRPQIDLEQTDDMKLHNENVLDSLRKNITELQEKLNEYENKLEIKSNSNGSRSASPGFEISRRHSRNKIFNEKRPLENQTDEINIDESDETCQILRKKIQELELQIVAKNGQIETLEIQIQSENFPYHQKCKKFEELLLSYRNKNIDLISEVSKLERALNDVNALECDTCRKWKTNRRAQGCQTSPDKPARLLTLHNGIVNDHTKIMKLEKEKTYMKDVCRQQNRRIKEFEDALKERSQGTSNDQYTCSTIFNKRFNMENNMKPSVKTIVPANLLELRNPVNYRRNLWNNY; from the exons ATGTGTACAAACTATATTAAG TGTGATTTTGTTAACTGGAATAGGTATCCAGAATCTCCTAGTACACCAAAGAAAGTTCTACGTGAGTGTATTGCCGACTTGACTAAAGATCTTATTGAACTCCGTGAATTCACCACTTTAGAGAAACAGATAATGTGCGGGGAAATTCATCCTAATACGGAT AACGTGGAAGAACAAGTGTTGGAGCAGTCTGTCCCAATTACACACGATGAGAATGAACTTTATCTACACTCTTCAAATTTAATAGTTGAGTTAGATGAAGAGAAAGTGAAGCTAGCGGAAAAACTTGAATTGAAAATTAAGGAGCACACTGGAGAGGAGAACACGTTAGCTATTGATAATAAGAAATTGAAGGATGAATTAAACACAGTCAGGGGATCCATGATCAAGGAATTGAAGTCGTTTAAACATAAATTGAATTCGGTCGACTTGTTGAGTAAAACTGCAAACGAAATTTTCATTATCTTTCTACAGACTCTCATGGCTAAGGAAGAGGAGCTCATTAAAACTATGAGAGACTCATTCGAACAAGACAAACAAAACCTGGAAGACGAGAAAAGGCAGAGTGCTGATGCGGAGAAACGCGCGATGTTGTGGGCTAATGAATTAGAAAGGGAAACTGAAAAATTACAGATTGACTTGACAAAACGCGAATCTGCCCACATACTACAACAGAACAGAATCTACGAGCTGGAACATCTTTTAAGGGAGAACAATTCCGAGAAAGAAACGCTTAAAGAAAAGATGGAGACATTGAAAACTGATTTAAACAACTTGCAAAATGAATTCGATAGGCAATGCAAACTGGTTTGTCGACGGGAGGAAGCAATTGTAATTGCTCAGAAGAAAGAAAAGATAATACAAGAAGAGTGTAGAAAGAGAGAAACTGAATTTCAAAAGAAAGTAAACTCCCAGAAAGAGACTTATGAGAAGAGAATAGAGGATCTTGTGTACGCCATAGAAACCTACAAGACAAAAAATCAGGAGCTGAAAAGTAATATCGAAGGACTCGAAGCTAACGAAAAGCAGTTGAAGAATATTATTGAGGCGAACGCGTTGGAACTGAAGGCGAGCAATCAGACCATAAATAAATTGAACCTTAAGATGGAACAGCTCGTAGAAGTCCACAAAAACGTGAATTGTGAGGTACAGCAAAAGACGTCTCGAATCGACGAGATTTCAGCGCTTCTAAAAAAGAAATGCGACGTTGCATCCGAATACAAGACTAAGCTTGATACCATTTTACCTgattatgaaatattaaaggaaCAGGAGACGGAGCGTAAAGCATGCATAGAGCGATATAAAGAACAAATGGAAGTACTAAAAATGGAAAAGGACGAGCAGATTGAGATGATTAAAGATAAACTAAATTACGAGGAAATAAAAAACATTGGATTAAACAAGCAACTACACGaattgaacaacaaaaacatagCTCTAGTAGAGGAGATAGATATCCTCAAAAAAAAAATTGCGGGTTTACAAAGTGTAAATTCGAAGCTAGAGAAAAAGATCCGGAACAGCACTAGTAAGATCAAAGCGGAAGCAGAGATGGAAGATCTAAGGGATTTAAATAAAAGATTGCAAAACAATTTTGAGGGAGCCAGTAATCGTATAACAAAGCTACAGGAATCAAAAAATAAGATTTTAAAAGAATTAGTGGATTTGAAAGGTCAGTACGAGGTGTTATCCCAAGAGAATGCTGAGATCAAGACAACGTTTAAATCGTACAAATCCGAGCAAGAATCGTCGTCTTTTTCGCTTGATGATAATAAGTACAATGCTGTGTTGCAAGAGAAAAATAAAACTGCCTTGGAAAATAAAACTGCCTTGGAATTGGAAGACAAAAAATTGTTGTTAAATCAAAATGATAAAGACATTAAGGAATATTCTAGGCGCGCACTGGAATTGACTGTTAAAAATAGAGATCTCAATGAACTGTTGAAAAACCATGCTACAATCATAGACGAACGTGAGAAGGAGATCTCGAAGCTGAAAGATAAATTGTACCTCCATCGAATAGAGAATAAACTGATCAAGGAATTGGAAGAAAAGTTGCAAAATCTCAGGGAGGAGAACAAAAAGCTTCAGAAAAAGCTCGAGTCTTTCAAATCAAGACCACAAATTGATCTGGAACAGACAGATGACATGAAATTGCATAATGAAAATGTTTTGGACTCACTTAGAAAAAATATCACAGAGCTACAAGAAAAACTAAATGAATACGagaataaattggaaataaaaaGTAACAGCAATGGCTCGAGAAGTGCCAGTCCAGGTTTTGAAATAAGTAGAAGACAcagtagaaataaaatattcaacgaGAAAAGACCACTTGAAAATCAAACtgatgaaataaatattgatgAGAGTGATGAGACATGCCAAATATTACGAAAGAAAATTCAAGAGTTGGAGTTGCAGATTGTAGCCAAAAATGGGCAAATAGAAACATTGgaaattcaaatccaaagcgAAAACTTCCCTTATCATCAGAAGTGCAAGAAATTTGAAGAACTTCTTCTATCATATCGTAATAAA AACATTGATCTTATTTCTGAAGTAAGTAAACTTGAAAGGGCTTTGAATGACGTAAACGCATTGGAATGCGATACATGTAGGAAATGGAAAACAAACAGAAGAGCCCAGGGTTGCCAAACATCCCCTGACAAACCGGCACGTTTATTGACTCTACACAATGGAATAGTTAAT GATCACACAAAGATAATGAAGTTGGAAAAGGAGAAGACGTATATGAAGGACGTCTGCCGGCAACAGAACCGTAGAataaaagaatttgaagatgcATTGAAAGAACGTTCTCAGGGAACATCTAATGATCAGTATACATGCTCCACAATATTTAATAAGCGATTTAATATGGAAAATAATATGAAACC ATCAGTGAAAACAATCGTTCCAGCTAATTTATTGGAGCTTCGAAATCCAGTAAACTATAGAAGAAACTTATGGAACAATTATTAG